One segment of Enterobacter ludwigii DNA contains the following:
- a CDS encoding CDP-diacylglycerol diphosphatase, translating into MKKILLLILVVIILAAGGWYWMKTGNPNALRHIVLDQCLPNQLQHRNPAPCAQVKPDAGYVVFKDRNGPLQYLLMPTYRIKGTESPLLTEPNTPNFFWLAWQSRNFMSMKRGAEVPDSAISLTINSPTGRTQNHFHIHISCLRPDVREKLNAAQGQISTQWLPFPGGLEGHEYLARRVTENELVQRSPFMMLAEELPEARDHMGRFALAMAQQSDGSFVLLATERNLLTLNRASAEELQDHQCDILK; encoded by the coding sequence GTGAAAAAAATACTATTACTGATTCTGGTTGTCATCATTCTTGCCGCGGGTGGCTGGTACTGGATGAAAACGGGTAATCCGAATGCGTTGCGTCATATCGTTCTCGACCAGTGTCTGCCGAATCAACTCCAGCACCGTAACCCGGCCCCGTGCGCGCAGGTAAAGCCTGATGCGGGTTATGTGGTGTTTAAAGACCGCAACGGGCCGCTGCAGTATCTCCTGATGCCGACTTACCGTATCAAAGGAACCGAAAGCCCGCTGTTGACCGAGCCGAATACGCCCAACTTCTTCTGGCTGGCCTGGCAGTCACGCAACTTTATGAGCATGAAGCGCGGGGCCGAGGTGCCGGACAGCGCAATTTCGCTCACCATTAACTCCCCGACAGGCCGTACGCAGAACCATTTTCATATCCATATCTCCTGCCTGCGCCCGGACGTGCGCGAGAAGCTTAATGCCGCGCAGGGGCAAATCAGTACCCAGTGGTTACCGTTCCCGGGCGGGCTGGAAGGGCATGAGTACCTCGCCCGTCGCGTGACGGAAAATGAGCTGGTACAGCGCAGTCCGTTTATGATGCTGGCTGAAGAGCTGCCGGAAGCGCGTGACCATATGGGGCGCTTCGCGCTGGCCATGGCGCAGCAGTCGGATGGATCGTTTGTCTTACTGGCGACCGAACGTAACTTGCTGACCCTGAATCGCGCGTCAGCTGAGGAATTGCAGGATCATCAATGCGATATCCTGAAGTAA
- a CDS encoding SLC13 family permease — MSLWLTHPLFVPSLIVGVTIVLWATSLLPEFITALLFFTAAMTARIAPAEVIFGGFASSAFWLVFSGFVLGVAIRKTGLADRAARALSAKLTDSWVLMVASVVGLSYALAFVMPSNMGRIALLMPIVAAMAKRAAIPDGSRAWYGLALAVGFGTFQLSATILPANVPNLVMSGAAEGSYGIHLNYVPYLLLHTPVLGILKGGILIGLICWLFPGSPKPATDLTPSEPMGRDEKRLAWLLAVVLGMWVTESWHGVGPAWTGLAASVIVMLPRVGFITGEEFSAGVNMRTCIYVAGILGLAIVVTQTGIGSAVGEALLRIMPLDANRPFTSFLALTGITTALNFIMTANGVPALYTTLAQSFSDATGFPLLSVIMIQVLGYSTPLLPYQASPIVVAMGLGKVPAKAGMLLCLALAIATYLVLLPLDYLWFSVLGKV; from the coding sequence ATGTCGCTCTGGTTAACGCATCCTCTGTTTGTGCCCTCATTGATAGTCGGCGTCACCATCGTGCTGTGGGCGACGTCGCTATTGCCGGAATTTATCACCGCGCTGCTGTTTTTCACGGCGGCGATGACCGCCAGAATCGCCCCGGCGGAGGTGATTTTTGGTGGTTTTGCCTCGTCTGCATTCTGGTTAGTGTTTAGCGGCTTCGTGCTGGGGGTGGCAATCCGTAAAACCGGTCTGGCGGACAGGGCCGCACGGGCGTTGTCGGCAAAACTCACTGATTCGTGGGTATTGATGGTGGCAAGCGTGGTGGGGCTAAGCTACGCGCTGGCGTTTGTGATGCCGTCGAATATGGGCCGTATCGCGCTGCTGATGCCGATTGTCGCCGCCATGGCCAAAAGGGCCGCCATCCCCGACGGTTCCCGCGCGTGGTATGGCCTGGCGCTGGCCGTCGGGTTCGGAACCTTCCAGCTCTCGGCGACCATCCTGCCTGCCAACGTGCCGAATCTGGTGATGAGCGGCGCCGCGGAGGGCTCGTACGGGATCCATCTGAACTATGTCCCGTATCTGCTGCTGCATACACCCGTCCTCGGGATCCTGAAAGGAGGCATTCTGATCGGCCTGATCTGCTGGTTGTTCCCTGGCAGCCCGAAACCGGCCACCGATCTTACGCCGTCTGAACCGATGGGCCGGGATGAAAAACGTCTCGCCTGGCTGCTGGCGGTGGTGCTGGGGATGTGGGTGACAGAGAGCTGGCACGGCGTTGGACCGGCGTGGACGGGGCTGGCGGCGTCGGTCATCGTCATGCTGCCACGCGTTGGGTTTATCACCGGTGAAGAGTTTTCTGCGGGAGTGAACATGCGCACCTGCATTTACGTGGCGGGGATTCTCGGGCTGGCGATTGTAGTGACCCAAACGGGTATCGGTTCCGCGGTGGGGGAGGCGTTATTGCGGATTATGCCGCTTGATGCCAACAGACCGTTCACCAGCTTCCTGGCGCTTACCGGTATTACCACGGCACTCAACTTCATTATGACCGCGAACGGTGTACCGGCGTTGTATACCACGCTGGCACAGAGTTTTTCGGACGCCACCGGCTTCCCGCTGTTGTCGGTAATCATGATTCAGGTACTGGGGTATTCCACGCCGCTGCTGCCGTATCAGGCGTCGCCGATTGTGGTGGCAATGGGTTTAGGGAAGGTGCCTGCAAAGGCGGGGATGTTGCTCTGTCTGGCGCTGGCGATTGCAACGTATCTGGTGCTGCTGCCGCTGGATTATCTGTGGTTTAGCGTGCTAGGGAAAGTGTAA
- the cpxP gene encoding cell-envelope stress modulator CpxP has product MRKVTAAVMASTLAFSTLSQAAVAIPGDNGPSTEGATQHSSQSHMFDGISLTEHQRQQMRDLMQRARHDQPPVNVSEMETMHRLVTAEKFDESAVRAQAEKMAQEQVARQVEMAKVRNQMFHLLTPEQQAVLNTRHQQRMDQLREVARMQRSSETTFFSSNSSTRSNQ; this is encoded by the coding sequence ATGCGCAAAGTTACCGCTGCCGTCATGGCCTCAACGCTGGCGTTCAGTACATTAAGCCAGGCCGCTGTAGCTATCCCCGGCGATAACGGGCCCTCAACGGAGGGGGCAACGCAGCACAGCAGCCAAAGCCATATGTTTGATGGCATAAGTTTAACCGAACATCAGCGTCAACAGATGCGAGATCTGATGCAGAGGGCACGACACGACCAGCCCCCTGTTAATGTTAGCGAAATGGAGACAATGCACCGCCTTGTCACCGCAGAAAAATTTGACGAAAGCGCTGTACGCGCTCAGGCCGAAAAAATGGCACAGGAGCAGGTTGCCCGCCAGGTAGAGATGGCGAAGGTCCGCAACCAGATGTTCCACCTGCTAACGCCCGAGCAGCAAGCGGTTTTGAACACAAGACATCAGCAGCGAATGGACCAGTTGCGTGAGGTTGCACGGATGCAGCGAAGCTCAGAAACAACGTTTTTCAGTAGCAATAGCAGTACCCGTAGTAACCAGTAA
- the fieF gene encoding CDF family cation-efflux transporter FieF (FieF, a metal efflux transporter, is a member of the CDF (cation diffusion facilitator) family of transporters.), with protein sequence MNQSYGRLVSRAAIAATIVASSLLVIKIFAWWYTGSVSILAALVDSLMDIAASLTNLLVVRYSLQPADEEHTFGHGKAESLAALAQSMFISGSALFLFLTGIQHLVSPSPMNDPGVGVVVTIVALICTLVLVTFQRWVVRKTQSQAVRADMLHYQSDVMMNGAILIALGLAWYGWHRADALFALGIGIYILYSALRMGYEAVQSLLDRALPDSERNEIFSIVTSWPGVRGAHDLRTRQSGPTRFIQIHIEMEDNLPLVQAHVIAEQVEQAILQRFPGSDVIIHQDPCSVVPGHVELS encoded by the coding sequence ATGAATCAATCCTATGGAAGACTGGTAAGTCGGGCAGCGATTGCAGCGACCATCGTGGCTTCAAGCCTGTTAGTGATTAAAATTTTTGCGTGGTGGTATACCGGCTCAGTCAGTATTCTCGCGGCGCTGGTGGACTCGTTGATGGATATTGCCGCCTCGCTGACGAACCTGTTGGTTGTGCGTTACTCGCTGCAACCGGCAGATGAAGAACACACGTTTGGGCACGGTAAAGCCGAGTCGCTGGCCGCGCTGGCGCAAAGCATGTTTATTTCCGGCTCCGCGCTGTTTCTGTTTTTAACCGGTATTCAGCATCTCGTCTCGCCGTCACCGATGAACGATCCCGGCGTGGGTGTGGTCGTAACGATTGTGGCACTTATATGCACACTTGTTCTGGTAACGTTCCAGCGCTGGGTTGTTCGCAAAACGCAAAGCCAGGCAGTACGGGCGGATATGCTTCATTATCAATCTGATGTTATGATGAATGGCGCTATTCTTATTGCGCTCGGTCTGGCCTGGTATGGCTGGCATCGGGCCGATGCGTTGTTTGCGTTAGGGATTGGCATCTATATTTTATATAGCGCCTTACGGATGGGGTATGAAGCGGTGCAATCGCTTCTGGACCGCGCCCTCCCGGACTCAGAACGTAATGAAATTTTTTCTATCGTGACCTCCTGGCCTGGTGTCAGAGGTGCACACGATCTTCGAACGCGGCAGTCAGGGCCGACCCGCTTTATTCAGATTCATATTGAAATGGAAGACAACCTGCCACTGGTTCAGGCTCACGTTATTGCTGAGCAGGTCGAGCAGGCGATTTTGCAGCGTTTTCCTGGTTCAGACGTCATTATTCACCAGGATCCCTGCTCGGTTGTACCCGGACATGTTGAGCTTTCGTAA
- the tpiA gene encoding triose-phosphate isomerase has translation MRHPLVMGNWKLNGSRHMVNELVANLRKELAGVTGCAVAIAPPDMYLDLAKHAADGSHIILGAQNVDVNLSGAFTGETSAEMLKDIGAKYIIIGHSERRTYHKESDEFIAKKFAVLKEQGLIPVLCIGETEAENEAGKTEEVCARQIDAVLKTQGAAAFEGAVIAYEPVWAIGTGKSATPAQAQAVHKFIRDHIAKADAKVAEQVIIQYGGSVNASNAAELFTQPDIDGALVGGASLKADAFAVIVKAAEAAKQA, from the coding sequence ATGCGACATCCTTTAGTGATGGGTAACTGGAAACTGAACGGCAGCCGCCACATGGTAAACGAACTGGTTGCGAACCTGCGTAAAGAGCTGGCGGGCGTGACGGGCTGCGCGGTTGCTATCGCTCCGCCGGATATGTACCTGGATCTGGCTAAACATGCCGCTGACGGCAGCCACATCATTCTGGGCGCACAGAACGTTGACGTTAACCTGTCAGGCGCATTCACCGGTGAAACCTCTGCTGAAATGCTGAAAGATATCGGCGCGAAATACATCATCATCGGCCACTCTGAGCGTCGCACTTACCACAAAGAATCCGACGAATTTATCGCGAAGAAATTCGCGGTGCTGAAAGAGCAGGGTCTGATCCCGGTTCTGTGCATCGGTGAAACCGAAGCCGAAAACGAAGCAGGCAAAACGGAAGAAGTGTGTGCTCGTCAGATCGACGCCGTGCTGAAAACGCAGGGTGCTGCAGCATTCGAAGGCGCGGTTATCGCGTACGAACCCGTCTGGGCGATCGGTACCGGCAAATCAGCGACCCCTGCGCAGGCACAGGCGGTTCACAAATTTATCCGTGACCACATTGCTAAAGCGGACGCGAAAGTGGCTGAGCAGGTAATTATTCAGTACGGCGGTTCTGTTAACGCATCCAACGCTGCTGAGCTGTTCACCCAGCCAGACATCGATGGCGCGCTGGTTGGCGGTGCATCCCTGAAAGCTGACGCTTTCGCGGTGATCGTTAAAGCAGCAGAAGCGGCTAAACAGGCGTAA
- the fpr gene encoding ferredoxin--NADP(+) reductase, whose protein sequence is MADWVTGKVTKIQFWTDALFSLTLHAPVHPFTAGQFAKLGLDVDGERVQRAYSYVNAPDNPDLEFYLVTVPDGKLSPRLAALKPGDDVQIVSEAAGFFVLDEIPDCDTLWMLATGTAIGPYLSILQYGKDLERFKNIVLVHAARYAADLSYLPQMQALEKQYGGKLKIQTVVSRETAAGSLTGRVPALIESGALEDAIGLPMSAETSHVMLCGNPQMVRDTQQLLKDTRQMTKHLRRRPGHMTAEHYW, encoded by the coding sequence ATGGCGGACTGGGTAACAGGTAAAGTCACAAAAATACAGTTCTGGACCGATGCGCTATTTAGTCTCACCCTGCATGCTCCCGTCCACCCGTTTACGGCCGGGCAATTTGCGAAGCTGGGGCTGGATGTTGACGGCGAGCGCGTGCAGCGCGCCTATTCCTACGTTAATGCCCCCGATAACCCGGATCTCGAGTTCTATCTGGTTACCGTCCCGGACGGCAAACTCAGCCCACGCCTTGCCGCGCTTAAGCCCGGTGACGATGTGCAAATTGTGAGTGAAGCGGCCGGTTTCTTCGTGCTGGACGAAATCCCGGACTGCGACACCCTCTGGATGCTGGCAACCGGCACGGCCATTGGCCCCTATCTCTCTATTTTGCAGTACGGCAAAGACCTTGAGCGCTTTAAAAACATCGTGCTGGTTCACGCCGCGCGCTATGCCGCAGACTTGAGCTATCTTCCGCAGATGCAGGCGCTGGAAAAGCAGTACGGCGGGAAACTGAAAATTCAGACCGTGGTCAGCCGCGAAACCGCAGCAGGTTCACTGACGGGCCGCGTACCGGCATTGATTGAGAGTGGTGCACTGGAAGACGCAATTGGCTTGCCGATGAGCGCTGAAACCAGCCACGTCATGCTGTGTGGCAACCCGCAGATGGTTCGCGACACGCAGCAGCTTCTGAAGGATACCCGGCAGATGACGAAACATCTTCGCCGCCGGCCGGGTCATATGACTGCCGAACACTACTGGTGA
- a CDS encoding sulfate ABC transporter substrate-binding protein, with protein MNKWGVGLTLLLASTSVLAKDIQLLNVSYDPTRELYEQYNKAFAAHWKQETGDNVVVRQSHGGSGKQATSVINGIEADVVTLALAYDVDAIAERGRIDKNWIKRLPDNSAPYTSTIVFLVRKGNPKQIHDWNDLVKPGVSIITPNPKSSGGARWNYLAAWGYALHHNNGDQAKAQAFVKALYKNVEVLDSGARGATNTFVERGIGDVLIAWENEALLATHELGKDKFEIVTPGESILAEPTVSVVDKVVEKKETKAVAEAYLKYLYSPEGQEIAAKNYYRPRDPAVAKKYESVFPKLKLFTIDEEFGGWAKAQKEHFSNGGTFDQISKR; from the coding sequence ATGAATAAATGGGGCGTGGGGTTAACATTATTGCTGGCATCGACCAGCGTTCTGGCTAAGGACATCCAGTTACTGAACGTGTCATACGACCCGACGCGTGAGCTGTACGAGCAGTACAACAAAGCCTTCGCGGCACACTGGAAACAGGAAACCGGCGACAACGTGGTGGTGCGTCAGTCGCATGGTGGCTCCGGTAAGCAGGCGACCTCGGTAATCAACGGGATTGAAGCCGACGTGGTTACCCTGGCGCTGGCCTATGACGTCGACGCCATCGCCGAGCGTGGGCGTATCGATAAAAACTGGATCAAACGCCTGCCAGACAACTCAGCGCCTTACACCTCGACCATTGTTTTCCTGGTGCGTAAGGGCAACCCAAAACAAATTCATGACTGGAACGATCTGGTTAAGCCGGGCGTTTCCATTATCACCCCGAACCCGAAAAGCTCGGGTGGCGCACGCTGGAACTACCTGGCGGCCTGGGGCTACGCGCTGCATCACAACAACGGTGACCAGGCGAAAGCCCAGGCGTTCGTGAAAGCGCTGTATAAAAACGTTGAGGTGCTGGACTCTGGCGCACGCGGTGCCACGAATACCTTCGTTGAGCGTGGGATTGGCGACGTGCTGATCGCATGGGAAAACGAAGCCCTGCTCGCCACCCACGAACTGGGTAAAGACAAGTTCGAGATCGTTACGCCAGGCGAATCTATCCTCGCCGAACCTACCGTTTCTGTGGTTGATAAAGTGGTTGAGAAGAAAGAGACCAAAGCGGTGGCGGAAGCGTACCTGAAGTATCTCTACTCGCCAGAAGGCCAGGAAATTGCGGCGAAAAACTACTATCGTCCACGCGATCCGGCGGTGGCGAAGAAATATGAAAGCGTCTTCCCGAAACTGAAGCTTTTCACCATTGATGAAGAGTTCGGCGGCTGGGCGAAAGCGCAGAAAGAGCACTTCTCTAACGGCGGAACTTTCGACCAGATCAGCAAGCGTTAA
- the cpxA gene encoding envelope stress sensor histidine kinase CpxA, giving the protein MIGSLTARIFAIFWLTLALVLMLVLMLPKLDSRQMTELLDSEQRQGVMIEQHVEAELANDPPNDLMWWRRLFRAIDKWAPPGQRLLLVTSEGRVIGADRNEMQIIRNFIGQADNADHPQKKKYGRVEMVGPFSVRDGEDNYQLYLIRPASNSQSDFINLLFDRPLLLLIVTMLVSSPLLLWLAWSLAKPARKLKNAADEVAQGNLRQHPELEAGPQEFLAAGTSFNQMVSALDRMMTAQQRLLSDISHELRTPLTRLQLGTALLRRRSGESKELERIETEAHRLDSMINDLLVMSRNQQKNALVSETVKANHLWHEVLDNAAFEAEQMGKSFTVNFPPGPWPLYGNPNTLESALENIVRNALRYSHTKIEVAFSVDKDGITIIVDDDGPGVSPEDREQIFRPFYRTDEARDRESGGTGLGLAIVETAMQQHRGWVKADDSPLGGLRLTLWLPLYKRS; this is encoded by the coding sequence ATGATAGGAAGCTTAACAGCCCGCATCTTCGCCATTTTCTGGCTGACGCTGGCACTGGTTTTAATGCTCGTTTTGATGTTGCCAAAACTCGACTCACGCCAGATGACGGAGCTTCTCGACAGCGAGCAACGTCAGGGCGTGATGATCGAGCAGCACGTGGAAGCCGAGCTGGCAAACGACCCGCCGAACGATTTAATGTGGTGGCGCAGGCTGTTTCGCGCTATCGACAAATGGGCACCGCCAGGCCAGCGCCTGTTGCTGGTGACCAGCGAAGGGCGCGTGATTGGCGCCGATCGCAATGAAATGCAGATCATCCGTAACTTCATTGGTCAGGCGGATAACGCCGACCATCCTCAGAAGAAAAAATACGGTCGGGTTGAGATGGTGGGCCCCTTCTCCGTCAGAGATGGCGAGGATAATTACCAGCTTTACCTGATCCGCCCGGCGAGCAACTCCCAGTCCGATTTCATCAACCTGCTGTTTGACCGTCCGCTTCTGCTGCTGATTGTCACCATGCTGGTTAGCTCACCGCTGCTGCTGTGGCTGGCGTGGAGTCTGGCGAAACCGGCGCGTAAGCTGAAAAACGCGGCGGACGAAGTGGCGCAGGGTAACCTGCGACAACACCCTGAACTGGAAGCCGGTCCACAGGAGTTCCTTGCCGCCGGGACCAGTTTTAACCAGATGGTGAGCGCCCTCGACCGCATGATGACGGCACAGCAACGCCTGCTGTCGGATATCTCGCACGAGCTGCGCACGCCGCTCACGCGCTTACAGCTCGGCACCGCGCTGCTGCGTCGCCGCAGCGGTGAGAGCAAAGAGCTGGAACGTATTGAAACGGAAGCGCATCGTCTGGACAGCATGATTAACGACCTGCTGGTCATGTCGCGCAATCAGCAGAAAAATGCGCTGGTGAGCGAAACGGTGAAAGCCAACCACCTGTGGCATGAAGTGCTGGATAACGCGGCGTTCGAAGCGGAGCAGATGGGGAAATCCTTTACCGTCAACTTCCCGCCAGGGCCATGGCCGCTGTACGGTAACCCCAACACGCTGGAAAGCGCGCTGGAGAACATCGTGCGTAACGCCCTGCGCTATTCGCACACGAAGATTGAGGTAGCCTTCTCGGTGGATAAAGACGGGATCACCATCATCGTTGATGACGATGGTCCTGGGGTAAGCCCGGAAGACCGCGAACAGATTTTCCGTCCGTTCTACCGTACCGACGAGGCGCGTGACCGTGAATCTGGCGGCACGGGGCTGGGTCTGGCGATTGTGGAAACCGCCATGCAGCAGCATCGAGGCTGGGTGAAGGCCGACGACAGCCCGCTGGGTGGGTTGCGGTTAACGCTGTGGCTGCCGTTGTATAAACGTTCGTAG
- a CDS encoding DUF1454 family protein, whose amino-acid sequence MKSSARSLFLCLAMLIAGVPLHAAETTAPTTAPYLLAGAPSFDQSISQFRETFNKTNPTLPLDEFRAIDSSRDTPTLTRAASKINENLYASTALERGTLKIKSMQITWLPIQGPEQKAAKAKALEYMSAILQAFTPALTKKQSQQKLQKLLTAGKNKRYYADTEGAIRYVVADNGEKGLTFAVEPIKLALSDTLGGAN is encoded by the coding sequence ATGAAAAGTTCGGCACGTTCTCTTTTCCTGTGTTTAGCGATGCTCATCGCGGGTGTCCCCCTGCACGCCGCCGAAACCACTGCCCCGACGACAGCCCCCTATCTGCTGGCAGGTGCGCCCTCGTTCGATCAGTCAATCAGCCAGTTTCGTGAAACCTTCAATAAAACCAACCCCACGCTACCGCTGGATGAATTCCGCGCCATTGACAGCTCCCGGGATACGCCAACCCTGACCCGGGCTGCGAGCAAGATTAACGAGAATTTATATGCCTCCACTGCGCTGGAGCGCGGCACGCTAAAAATCAAAAGCATGCAGATAACCTGGCTGCCGATTCAGGGGCCAGAGCAGAAAGCCGCTAAGGCAAAAGCGCTCGAGTACATGAGCGCGATACTGCAGGCTTTTACGCCCGCACTGACCAAAAAGCAAAGCCAGCAAAAGCTGCAAAAACTTCTCACCGCCGGTAAAAACAAGCGGTACTACGCCGATACCGAAGGGGCCATACGCTATGTGGTGGCAGATAACGGCGAAAAAGGACTGACCTTCGCTGTTGAACCGATTAAGCTGGCACTATCAGACACACTCGGCGGGGCGAATTAA
- a CDS encoding DUF805 domain-containing protein: MTIQQWLFSFKGRIGRRDFWIWMATWIVAMLLLFFVAFNAWLSTQTAAFALVCLLWPTAAVVVKRLHDRGRSGAWAFLIILAWMLVAGNWSILPSILPWVVGRLLPTIIFVMMVVDLGAFIGTQSENKYGKDTLEVKYR, encoded by the coding sequence ATGACCATACAGCAGTGGTTGTTTTCATTCAAAGGGCGTATTGGACGCCGTGACTTCTGGATCTGGATGGCGACGTGGATCGTTGCCATGCTGCTTCTGTTTTTCGTGGCCTTCAACGCATGGCTCAGCACACAAACGGCGGCGTTTGCGCTGGTCTGTTTACTGTGGCCAACCGCGGCCGTGGTGGTGAAACGTCTGCACGATCGCGGCCGTTCCGGCGCGTGGGCTTTTCTGATTATTCTGGCGTGGATGCTGGTGGCCGGGAACTGGTCGATACTTCCGTCCATCCTTCCCTGGGTGGTGGGCAGACTGCTACCAACCATTATTTTTGTCATGATGGTGGTCGATCTGGGCGCGTTTATCGGCACCCAGAGCGAAAACAAATACGGCAAAGACACCCTTGAGGTGAAATACCGCTGA
- the cpxR gene encoding envelope stress response regulator transcription factor CpxR, giving the protein MNKILLVDDDRELTSLLKELLDMEGFNVLVAHDGEQALSLLDDSIDLLLLDVMMPKKNGIDTLKELRQTHQTPVIMLTARGSELDRVLGLELGADDYLPKPFNDRELVARIRAILRRSHWSEQQQNSDNSSPTLEVDSLSLNPGRQEASFDGETLELTGTEFTLLYLLAQHLGQVVSREHLSQEVLGKRLTPFDRAIDMHISNLRRKLPERKDGHPWFKTLRGRGYLMVSAS; this is encoded by the coding sequence ATGAATAAAATCCTGTTAGTTGATGATGACCGAGAGCTCACATCCCTTTTAAAGGAGTTGCTCGACATGGAAGGTTTCAACGTTCTGGTTGCCCATGATGGCGAGCAGGCGCTGAGTCTCCTTGACGACAGCATCGATTTACTTTTGCTCGACGTTATGATGCCGAAGAAAAACGGCATTGATACGTTGAAAGAGCTTCGCCAGACACACCAGACGCCCGTAATTATGCTGACCGCTCGCGGTAGCGAACTTGACCGTGTACTTGGCCTTGAGCTGGGCGCGGATGACTATTTACCAAAGCCGTTTAACGACCGTGAACTGGTTGCCCGTATTCGCGCTATCCTGCGTCGTTCTCACTGGAGCGAACAGCAGCAGAACAGCGACAACAGTTCACCGACGCTGGAAGTCGACTCCCTGAGCCTGAATCCGGGCCGTCAGGAAGCGAGTTTTGACGGTGAAACGCTGGAACTGACTGGCACCGAGTTCACCCTACTGTACCTGCTGGCCCAGCACCTCGGCCAGGTGGTATCGCGTGAACATTTGAGCCAGGAAGTGCTCGGCAAACGCCTCACCCCGTTTGATCGCGCCATCGATATGCATATCTCGAACCTGCGCCGCAAGCTGCCGGAACGCAAGGACGGGCACCCGTGGTTTAAAACCCTGCGTGGTCGCGGTTATCTGATGGTTTCCGCTTCATGA
- the pfkA gene encoding 6-phosphofructokinase, giving the protein MIKKIGVLTSGGDAPGMNAAIRGVVRSALTEGLEVFGIYDGYLGLYEDRMVQLDRYSVSDMINRGGTFLGSARFPEFRDEHVREVAIENMKKRGLDALVVIGGDGSYMGAKRLTEMGFPCIGLPGTIDNDIKGTDYTIGYFTALGTVVEAIDRLRDTSSSHQRISIVEVMGRYCGDLTLAAAIAGGCEFVVVPEVEFSREDLVAEIKAGIAKGKKHAIVAITEHICDVDELAKYIETETKRETRATVLGHIQRGGSPGPYDRILASRMGAYAIELLLQGHGGRCVGIQNEKLVHHDIIDAIENMKRPFKGDWLDCAKKLY; this is encoded by the coding sequence ATGATTAAGAAAATCGGTGTGTTGACAAGCGGCGGTGATGCGCCGGGCATGAACGCGGCAATTCGTGGGGTTGTCCGTTCAGCGCTGACGGAAGGCCTGGAAGTTTTTGGTATCTATGATGGTTATCTGGGCCTGTATGAAGATCGCATGGTTCAGCTCGACCGTTACAGCGTGTCCGACATGATCAACCGTGGCGGTACCTTCCTCGGTTCTGCGCGCTTCCCGGAATTCCGTGATGAACACGTCCGTGAAGTGGCTATTGAGAACATGAAAAAACGTGGCCTCGACGCACTGGTTGTTATTGGTGGTGACGGCTCGTACATGGGTGCAAAACGTCTGACTGAAATGGGCTTCCCGTGCATCGGGCTGCCGGGTACGATCGACAACGACATCAAAGGCACTGACTACACCATCGGTTATTTCACCGCACTGGGCACCGTTGTTGAAGCGATTGACCGCCTGCGCGACACCTCTTCTTCCCACCAGCGTATCTCCATCGTGGAAGTGATGGGCCGTTACTGTGGTGACCTGACGCTGGCTGCGGCCATCGCCGGCGGTTGTGAGTTCGTGGTGGTTCCGGAAGTGGAATTCAGCCGTGAAGATCTGGTGGCTGAAATCAAAGCGGGTATCGCAAAAGGCAAGAAACACGCCATCGTAGCCATCACCGAGCATATCTGTGACGTTGACGAGCTGGCGAAGTACATCGAAACCGAAACCAAACGTGAAACGCGTGCTACCGTTCTGGGCCACATCCAGCGTGGGGGTTCCCCGGGTCCATACGACCGCATCCTGGCATCACGTATGGGTGCATACGCCATTGAACTGCTGCTGCAGGGTCATGGCGGTCGTTGCGTGGGTATTCAGAACGAAAAACTGGTTCACCATGACATCATCGACGCCATTGAAAACATGAAGCGTCCGTTCAAGGGTGACTGGCTGGACTGCGCAAAAAAACTGTACTGA